A stretch of DNA from Microbacterium saperdae:
ACTCGACGCGCTTGCCCGAGGTCATGAGCTGCAGGTAGTCGATGATGACCATGCGCAGGCCCTCGCGCTGCTTGAGCCGACGGCACTTCGCGCGGATCTCGACCAGCGTCATGTTGGGGCTGTCGTCGATGTAGAGCGGGGCGTCGTTGATGCGCCCACGGGTGGCGGCGACCGTGGTCCAGTCGCGGGGGTCGAGGTTTCCCTTACGCATGTTCTGCAGCGGGATCTGACCCTCGGCGCTGAGCAGACGCATCGCGATCTCGCTCTTGCCCATCTCGAGGGAGAAGAACACCGACGGGATGTTGTGGCCGATGGACGCCGATCGCGCGAAGTCGAGCGCGAGCGTCGACTTACCCATCGCGGGTCGCGCGGCGACGACGATCATCTGCCCACCATGCAGGCCGTTGGTGAGCTCATCGAGCTCCTTGAAACCGGTGGGGACGCCGGTCATGGAGCCATCGCGGCCGCTGGCGGCCTCGATCTCCTCGAGTGCGGCATCCACGGCGATCTGCAGCGGGACGTAGTCCTCGGCCGTCTCGGATCCGGTGATCGAGTAGATCTCCGCCTGGGCGTTGTTGACGATGTCGGTGGCGTCGCCCTCGCCCGCGTAGCCGAGCTGCACGATGCGCGTGCCGGCGTCGACCAGGCGACGAAGGATCGCGCGCTCCGAGACGATGCCCGCGTAGTAGCCGGCGTTGGCGGCCGTCGGAACGATCGAGGTGAGCGTGTGCAGGTAGTCGGCGCCGCCGGCTCGGCCGAGCTCACCCGTCTTGATGAGCTCGTCGGTGACGGCGACGACGTCGGTCGGCTCGCCGTGCGAGTACAGAGAGAGGACCGCTTCGAAGATCAGCTCGTGCTTGGGGATGTAGAAGTCGGCACCCTTGAGCGTCTCGATCACATCGGCGACGGCGTCTTTCGAGAGCAGCATGCCACCCAGGGCGCTCTGCTCCGCGAGGAGGTCGTGCGGCGGCACGCGTTCGGGAGAGCGCTGCCCTCCGAGGCGGTCCTGCGAGATGTCCGCGATCGACACACTGCTCCCTTCGATGCGACTTTCATTGACGTCGTGGCGCCGCTGCAGGAAGCGGCGCTGGATCCGCTTCGACTGTGCGACGGGCACCTGCACAGCGAATCAGGCACCCCCGACATTCGGTCGCTCGCTAACGCTACGAGGGGCGCTATCCACATGCAACACAGCCTGTGGATAACCCTGTGCAAAGTGTGCGAACAAGATCGGAGTGTCTGTGCACAACCGCTGTGGATAACTCGGTGGAGGGTCCGAACTTGAAACTTTTTTAGCCGCCCGGATCAGGGGTTTTCCCTTTCCCCAGCCTGTGGATGGGAAAGAGCTTCAATATTCGATTGAAGGTTGCCTCTCGCGAGGCGGCATGTGCAGAACCTGGGGAAAGTCAAGCTCGGATTCTCCCGGGCGCGTCACGGAACGACATGCCCGGCATTGCGCGGAAAACCCCCTAGACAGGGGGTGCACCTGGGAGTAAGGTCTCCGGCAATCGATGCACTTCGTGTGAACGTGCGTTGCCTTCGGAGGGGGAGGTTGACGTGGATGCTCGGGCCACCCGACGCGGCGTACCCGCCGGCGTCATCTGGGGTGGCCTCGGCGTGCTCCTCTGGTCCGCATTCGCGATCTTCACCGGCGGTTCCGCCCACGCGGACGAGAGCGATGAGGGTCCGCTCGACGAGATCACGTCCCTCGTCGGCCAGACGGTCACCTCGGTCGCCACACCGGTCGTCACGCAGGTCGTGGCTCCCGTCGTGACCCAGGTCGTCGCCCCCGTCGTCCAGACCGTGGTCGCTCCCGTGCAGCAGGCCGCCCCGGCGGTCGTGCAGACGGTCGCGCAGACCGTGGCCGCCGTCCCCGTGGTCGGTCCGGCCGCAGCCCCCGTGGTGAAGGTGGTCGCTGACACGACGCAGGCCGTCACCGCCCCGGTCACAGACCTCCTCACCGACTCCCCCGTCGCACAGATCACCGATCCGATCCTCGACGTCGTCACCGGTCTTCCCGTCGTCGGAGGTCTCGTCGACGACCTCGGCGTGACCGAGGTGGTCCGAGATGTCGTCGGCGTCGTCGATGACACGACCGGGCTCATCGGCGGAGTAGCTGCCGAAACTCTTCCGCCGGTGCTCGAAGCCCTCGAACCGACGACTCCCGGTACCGGTCCCGAGCCGGGCGCTCCTTCCTCGCCCACCGTCTCCGGCACGGATCCGGCAGCAGCGGCGATCCTCACGCCCCGCGCCGGTGGTCCGGGCTCATCGGCTGTGCCCGCGCACGCTCCTGGCGAGGTCGCTGCCTCCCTGTCCGTCCTCGGCCTGAACGACGATGCGACTCCGGCAGACCTCCCTGCGGATGGCGCCCCCGGTGCCCCACCGGGGGCTCCCGCATCCCCGACTTCCTCCGCCGGCCCCGGCGGAGCCTCCTCGTACACCCATGCTCGCCTCGGCGACTCCGGCGTGCCCCCGCTCCGTGCCTGGGAGCGGGCTGCCGGCGCATCCGACGACGTCCTTCCGGCGTCTCCGGTCGCCGACGCCGACGTCTCTCCTGACTGACGGGTTGTCACGTCGTTCCCCGTGAACGACAGATGCTGTGCTGCGCGCACCCCAGATGCGCACGCACATCCCCGACACCCCACACCCAGTCAGGAGCAACATCATGCGTACATATCTGAAGCGTGCCCTCTGGGGGACGCTCATCGCCGGCGGGATCACCCTGCTCGGCGCGACGGCCGCGAATGCGGCCGAGACATCCGGCGAGGACGGACTCCTCTCCGGCACCCAGGCAGTGGCACCGGTCTCCGCACCGCTCACCGTCGTCGGCAACGCGATCTCGGTGCTCGGCACCTCGACCGCCCCGGCTCCGGCCCCAGCCCCGGCACCGGCCCCTGCCCCGGCACCGGCACCGGCACCCGCCCCTGCACCGGTGACGAGCGGCGAATCCGGCACCGCCTCCGGCACTCAGGCCGCGGTGACCGTCACCGTTCCCGTCACCGTGACGGGCAACGCGGTGAGCCTTCTCGGCACCTCTTCGACCAGCACTCCGACCGCGGTTTCCCAGAGTGAGGCTCCCCAGGCCCAGACTCCCGCGGCCGGGGTGCCTTCCCTCACGACCAACGGCATCGACGGCGTGCTCTCGGGCACGCAGGCGCTGCTGCAGGTCGATGTGCCGGTGACCGTCACCGGCAACTCGGTGTCGCTGCTCGGCACCAGTGGTACCAACGCCCCGGCAGGGCAGGGAGCCGCAGCACCGGCCTCCCCCGCCCCGAGCGAGGCCGCCACGGATGGATCGGATGGCGTCGGCAGCGGAACCCAGGTCGTCGCTCCGATCACCGCACCGGTGACGGTCGGCGGCAACGCGATCTCGATCCTCGGCGACAGCAGCGTCACCGCGAACCCGAGAGCATCCGCACCCACACCCGCATCGACGCCGGCTCCGTCCGGCGGCACCTCGGGCGATGATTCGCTCCTGGGCGGAAGCCAGGTTACGGCTCCCATCGCCGCTCCGATCACGCTGGTCGGCAACGCGATCACCGTCGGCGGCACCAGCGCCGTGTCAGGACCTGCTCCGGCGACACCCGCCCCGGCGGGCCCGGTCGGGAACGCCCCGGCAGCTCCGGCGACGTCCGGCGAGAACGGCGTCGGAGGCGGCACCCAGGTGATCGCCCCCGTCACGGCTCCCGTCGCCATCGGCGGCAATGCGATCGGCGTCCTCGGTGACAGCAGTGTCTCCGGTGGCGCGGGCACGCCCGCACCGGCATCCACGCCCGGCACTCCTGCCGAGACGTCAGGTGACGATGCGATCCTCGGTGGCACGCAGGTGATCGCGCCGGTCAGCGCACCGGTCTCAGTCGTCGGCAACGCAATCGGGGTGCTCGGTGACAGCACTGTCACCGGAGGTGCAGGCGCCGCGCCGGCACCGACCGCTCCCCTCACGGGAGGCGGCCTCACCACCGGTCTGGACTCGATCCTCGGCGGCACGCAGCTGGCGCTCCCGGTCACCCTGCCGATCACGATCGGCGGCAACGCCATCGCGGTCGCCGGCGAGAGCACGGTCACCACGCCGGGGACGACGCCGGGAACCGACCCCGGCACTGACCCCGGAACCGACCCGGGCACCGATCCCGGCACTGACCCGGGAACCGACCCCGGAACCGATCCGGGAACCGACCCGGGAACCGACCCCGACGCCCTCGTCGGAGCGGGTACGGCATCCGGTGCGGCCACGGCCGCGGCAGCGGAGGGCCTCGCCATGACCGGCGGCGCTCCTGCGCCGGGCGTGCTCGTGATCGGAGTGCTGCTGCTCCTCGGTGGTCTCGCCCTCCTGCGTCGTCGCACGATGACGGCGTAGCCGCAGCCCCGGCGGTGCGGGAGTCCTCGGGGGAGGAGACCTTGCACCGCCGGTGCGCGGGTGCGTCGACCGTCGCGGAGACCGGGCACTGCGTCCCGGCATCCTGCACCGTCGCAGCCCGCGCGACATCGCGGGTGCCTCGCGGGGATTCCTCTCCGCGGGGCATCCGCCGCGCCATCGGCACGAATCGGCGACGTGTCGGAGCTATCGGCCCGGAGACGCCGAACGCCCCCTGTCCCGAAGGGCAGAGGGCGTTCGTGCGTCGACGGGCTCAGAGCCCGAGGAACAGAATTACTTGGCGGCGACGACCTGCAGCGTGATGACCGCAGTCACGTCGTCGTGCAGACGAACGGTGGCCTCGTGGTCACCGGTCGACTTGATCGGCGCCGTGATGTGCACCTTGCGCTTGTCGATCGCACCGAGACCGGCAGCCGCGACAGCGTCGGCGACGTGCTCGGTCTTGACCGAACCGAAGAGGCGACCAGCGGCGCCCGCCTTGACGGCGAGACGGACCTTGGTGCCCTCGATGGCGGTCTTCAGTGCGACAGCGTCGTCACGGTCGTGGATCGCGCGTGCCTGACGCGCGGCCTGGATCGATGCGACCTGCTTTTCGCCACCGCGGGTCCACGCCGTAGCGAAACCCTGGGGGATGAGGAAGTTACGGGCGTACCCGTTCTTGACCTCGACCACGTCACCGGCACTACCCAGCCCGGCGACCTCGTTCGTGAGAATCAGCTTTGCCATCTCGATACCCCTTACCGGCCGGCGCCAGCGTAGGGCAGGAGCGCCATTTCGCGTGCGTTCTTGATCGCCGTGGCGATCAGACGCTGCTCCTGCACCGAGACACCGGTGATACGACGGGCACGGATCTTGCCGCGCTCCGAGACGAACTTGCGGAGGGTGGCGACATCCTTGTAATCGATGAGGCCGACCCGGATGGACTTCGCGGGAGCGGCGTTCTTCGCGCCCTTCCGCGGCTTGCGGCGGTCGCCGCTCGACTTTCCAGCCATTGTTGTTCCTTAATGATGAGCGGATGCCGTCTCCGAGATGAACTCGGGAGACGGATCCAGAAAGTTGTTCAGAAGGGGGTGTCGTCGCCGAAGCTGCCCGGAGTGCTCCAGGCATCCGCGCTGGTCGACGAGCCGGGCGTGGACCACGGCTCCTCCGACACCTGCTGCGCGGGACGGGACTGTCCACCACCGGCACCGCCAGCACCGCCGGTCGACGCCGCACGGGTGACCTGCGCGGTCGCGTACCGGAGCGAGGGGCCGATCTCGTCGACCTCCAGCTCGATCGCGGTGCGCTGGTTGCCCTCGCGGTCCTGGTAGGAGCGCTGACGCAGACGGCCCTGCGCGATGACGCGCATGCCCTTGGTCAGCGAACCCGCCACGTGCTCGGCGAACTCGCGCCAGACGGACGCACGGAGGAACAGCGCATCGCCGTCCTTCCACTCGTTCGCGGCGCGGTCGAAGTTCCGAGGCGTCGATGCGATGGTGAAGTTCGCCACCGGCAGCCCGTTCTGCGTGTAACGCAGCTCGGGGTCGGCCGTGAGGTTGCCCACAACGGTGATGACGGTTTCGCCGGCCATGGCGCTTAGGCCTTCGCAGCCTTGGCGGCCTTGCGGGCAGCCTTCTCTTCGGAGCGCTTGGCTTCGAATGCGGCCATTGCCTGAGCCTCTTCGGCACGGAGGACCTTGGTGCGCATGATCTGCTCGTTCAGCTTCAGCTGACGGTCGAGCTCCTGCGTGGCCTCGCTGGTTGCGGTGAAGTTGACGACGGCGTAGATGCCCTCGTTCTTCTTCTGGATCTCGTAGGCCAGACGGCGCTTACCCCAGATGTCGACCTTGTCAATCGAGCCACCATCGTTGGTGATGACCTTCAGGAACTTGTCGAGCGTAGGTGCGACCTGGCGCTCGTCGATCTCGGGGGTCAGAATGACCATGAGTTCGTACTGGTGCGTCACTTACCCACCTCCTTCGGACTAGAACGGCTCTCGGGGCTTTCCCGGGAGCAGGAGGGTGTGTGAACGTGTCCGCCCGAAGCATCCGAATGGACGCCGGTAGGCAGACAACCTGCCCAGTCTAGCGGAGTCCCGGGCGTGGCGCGAACGCACGACCGCCCGGAGAGGGCGGAGAGGTCGCGCGATGCGCGGATCCGTCTCCGCCCTCAGCGGGCAATGGCCATCAGCCGGCGATCACCTCTGCCACCGTGCGTCCAGCCAACGCCGGTATGCCGAGACCCGTGAGGCGGATGCCATCGGCTTCCAGTCCCGCGGGAATCCAGTCCTCTCCGAACAGCACGGCCGCCGCGGCGCCGGCCAACGCAGGGAGAGACGCGGCGTTGCGCGGCTGAGCGAGTGCTCCGAGCAGCAGGTCGTCAGCGCTCCGCGCCGTCGCCACGTGGGCGAGCAGGAAACCGAACGTCTCGGGAGCCGCGATCGGGTAGCTGTAGACCCAGTCCCCCACCTGCGTGCTCAGGCGTCGCGCACGATCCAGGGGGCCCGTCGCGTCGGCCGCGACGTGCATCGAGGTGTCGGCCATCCGGCGGCTCCAGGTGTTCTCGGGGAGTTGCGTCACAGCGAGGTGCACGGCGTCGGCCGCGGACGCGCCGTCGACCAGTGCGCCGAACAGCGCCGCGCTGGCCCTCGCGCACCACAGGCCGTCGAGGGAGTGGGTGACGGCAGCGTCGGCGTGCGCGGCATCGACCGCTCCGCCTGATCCGTGCACGGCGACCGCCGCGATGGCGCGCACGGTGGCGATGTCATCGAAGTAGTGCGCGTTGTCGTGCCCTGACTGCGGGGGCTCGGCGCCGCCTCGCAGATTCTGCAGCGCGAGCTTGGTGCCGATGCGGGCACGCAACCCGCCGGCGGGGTCGGCCTCGAGCTCGGCGAGCTCACGCCACTCGCTCAAACCCAGCTCCCGCGCATGCTGCCGAGCGGAGAACGCGAACCACTCGACGTTCTCTCCCGCTCCGGGATGCAGGGTGCGAGGCGGCGCCGCATGGGTGAACGGGCGCGGCACCGTGGTGGTGCGGTCGTCGTCACCGAGCTTCGACAGGATGCGCACCCTGTTGACGCGCTTGGGCGGGAGTGCATACACGCGGAAGTCGGCGTTCATCGACGACGCGGACTCGCCGGCGACGATGCCCCGGGTGAACAGATCGATCAGGGGGGTGGTCATGCGCGCGCCTCCTCGACGATACGGGTCAGGGTGTCGGCGGCATCCAGCGGATGGATCCCGGCCATGGAACGGATGCACGACCCCACGACGGGGCGCAGTCCCGCCACCCATTCCTCGGGCAGATCGCCGATGCCGGAGATCGCACCGCCGATGCAGCCGGCGATCGCTGCGGTGGTGTCGGCGTCGCGCCCCATGTTGACGGCGAACAGGATGCTCTCGGCCGCTCGGCCGTCCGCGTGCAGCACCGATGCCATGGCGAGGCCCACCGCCTCGGGAGCGAGATCGGCCCAGAAGTAGTCCGCCACGGCCAGGCGATCGTGCAATGCGAGCGCGAGCGCGTCGTCATCGAGTCCGGAGTGCACCAGATCGCGGGCGTCGCGAAGGTTGCGGGCCGTCCAGCTGTCGGCAGGGATCGCCGCGAGCCCCGCGTCGTAGCAGGCGGCGGCATCCGCCCCGGTGAGAGCAGTGGTCACGGCGACGGCGACCACCACGCCGGCCCAGATGCCCTCGGTCGTGTGGCTCACGGCGCCGTCGGCTTCAGCCAGGCGACGGGCGAGCTCGACATCGCCGTCCGCGACGATGCCGAGCGGGCTGACCCGCATCGCGAGCCCGTCGCTCCAGCCGTGCATCGTGTCACCGCTCAGCGGGGGGCGGATGCCGCGACGCAGGTTGTCGATCGCCGCCATCTCGCTGAATCCCCCACCCTTGAAGTCGTCGGCCTGCGGGAGCACGTCCTCGATCCAGGTCTGTGCGAAGTCCTCAGCCGTGGCCCCGACGCCCACGCGCTGGACGGTCTTGGCGGTCAGCAGGGCGTATTCGGTGTCATCGCTGCCGGCGGGCTCCGGGTCGAGATATCCGGTCACCCGCCCGTGCGCGGCCTGGATCTCTGCGGCGGAGAACCCTTCGACCGGCCGCCCGATCGCATCGCCGATGGCGAGCCCGGCCAGCGAACCGCGCGCGCGGTCCTTCAGGGTCGGCGTGGGAGAAGTCATGAACATCCTTGTCTGTCGGGGTCAGCGGGTGGGGAGCAGGGCGAGCGTGCGATGGGCGAGCGCGTCGATCTCGACCCCGTCGAGCCCGGGCAGGCTCGTCGCGATGCGGTTCTGCAGCGGATCGATGAAGTGCGCGGGCAGGCCGTCGATGCCGGCGAGTCCGCCCAGGACCGAACCGACGGTGGCACCCGCCGAGTCGGTGTCCCACCCCGTGATCACGGCGAGTGGCACTCCCCGTGTGAACTCGCCGCCGCTGCGGGCGAGCGCGAAGGCGATCAGCGCCGCGTTGTTGATCGTGTGCACCCAGTGCAGGTGTCCGTACGCGGCGTGCAGAGCGTCGATCGCGGCGGAGTCGTCGAGCTCGCCCCGCCCGAGCGCCACGCCGAAGTCGATGGCCTCCCGCAGTTCGCTGCCCGCGGGCACCGCAGTGGAGGCGAGGTCGAGCACCTCGTCGACGGATGCCGCGACGAGTGAGGCCGAGGTGAGCGCTGCCGCCCACATCGCTCCCCAGAGCCCGTTGCGGGTATGGCTGAGGCGGGCATCCGTCCAGGCCATACGGGCGGCCTCGGCGATGTCGCCCGGGTTGATCCACCCGTAGACGTCGGTGCGGATGAGCGCGCCGATCCACTCGCGGAACGGATTGCGCACGCGGGCCGCCTCATCCGGACGGTAGCCGTCGAGGAGGTTGCGGTACGCGATGCGCTCTGCCGTGAAAGTGCGGCCGGCGGGCAGATCGGCCAACCACGCCTGGGCGATGTCGTCGGTGGTGAAGCCGCGGCCGGCGGTCTCGAGCACCCGAAGGTTGAGCAACGGGTAGTTGAGATCGTCGTCCTCGGGCATCCCGGCGATGTTCTCGATCAGGGAGTTGACGGCCGAGCGCCGGTTCCACGGCCAGCGGCGCGCGACATCGTCCGGGAGGCCCTGCGCGGTGAAGTAGTCCGTGAGCGGCCAACGACCCGTCGCCCGGAGGATCTCCTCGATACCCGCGCGCGGGATCTTCTCGACGGGCTTGCCCCACAGGCATCCCGCCGAACGTCCGGCCCATGCGCCGTGGATGCGGCCACGGAGCGCGGCGTCAGCCGGCGTCGCGATCGGTGCGGGCATACCGGTGAGCACCGCCCGCACCTCATCCCACGTCGTCGCCTCGGACTCCGCGGACACGACCTCGTCGATCTCGACCAGCAGCGCACGGGCCAGCGTCCGGAGGCCGTCGGGTGCCGCCTCCGCCGTCGCCCCGCCACGCACCGGGTCGAGCGCGCCGCCCGCCGCAGTCCAGCGGGCGACGATCGCCTCGACGTCCTTCCCTTCCGCGCGCGCCTGCACCAGCTCATGCGGCAGCAGGTCCTCCGGCTGCGCCCAGGTCAGGCGCATCACGCCTCCCGGAGCGACGCTACGCGACGCAGGTCGGCCTCGGCACGAGCCGCGTCCTTCTGCATGACATCCACCGCGACGCCCGACAACAGCGCCGCGTACTCGTCGAAGTCGACCCTGCTGGCCGTCGCGATGGCGTCGAGGATGTCCGAGGGGATCACGGCCTGACCGCCGATGCCCGCGGCCAGGCTTCCGGCCATCGACGCGATGGAGTCGGAGTCGCGACCGTAGTTCACTGCACCGAGCACGGTGGGGAGGAACGCGCCGTCATGCGCGACGAGGAAGCCGAGCGCGACGGGCAGCTCCTCGATCGACTTGGTCCGAGACGGCACCCGCGCGTCCATGAGCGGCTCGCGATAGGCGTCTCCCACGGTGTCGAAGGGACGGATGGCGTCGCGCAGAGCCCGCCCGATCTGCTCCTCGTCGGCGCCGGGGGCCAGCCCTCGGGCCGCATCGACGACCGCCCGGATGGCTGCCGCCGTGCCGTCGTGGGCGACGCGCAGCGCGGCGTCGATCACCGAGTCGACCGTGGCGTCGAGAGCGACGGATGCCGCGACCGCAGCCGCGAACACCCCCGCGGCCTCCCGCCCGTAGCTCGACTGGTGGGCGCCAGCGACGTCGATCGCCTCGGCGTAGGCCGCTTCGGGGTTACCGGCGTTGACGATGCCGACCGGGGCCATGTACATCGCTGCACCGCAGTTGACGACGTTCCCGACGCCGGCCTCGCGCGGGTCGACATGGCCGTACTGCAGACGGGTGACCAGCCACTTCTCGGCGAGGAAGATGCGCTGCAGCAGGATCGATTCGCGCTCCAGCTCCGGGATCCACCGGATCTCGGTCTGCAGCAGCGGCACGAGCAGCTCGGCGACGGCGAACGCATCGATGTGGTCTCGCCGCTCCGCGTACACCCGGATCAGAGCCTGCGTCATCAGGGTGTCATCCGTGATGTGCCCATCACCCTTGTGGTACGGACTGACCGGTCGAGCGGTCTGCCAGTCCAGGTGGTACGGCGGGACGATGCCCGTGATCGGGCCCCCGTACCGTTCCTTGATCTTCTCCGGACTGAAGCCTTCGGCCGCCCCGCCCAGGGCGTCGCCGATGGCCGACCCCGCGAGCACGGCCGCCGTGCGTTCCCGAATCCAGCTCATGCCATTCCTCTCTTATAGGTGGGGCGGATGCGCGCATCCGCCCCACCGTCGTCAACCGTTGACCTGTGCCCAGCCGTCATCGAGCTCGGACGCCAGGCCCTTGTCGTCGATCTCTCCGCCCAGGAACTTCTGGAACGCGGGAGTCGCGACGGTGTCCTTCCAGCGCACGAATCCGTTCGCCTGCAGGAAGGCCGGTCCGTCGAGGCCCTCTGCCGACTGCACGATCTCGGGCCACCCGTTCTGGTCGGCCGTCTGTTCGGCGAGCGCCTCGCGTGCCGAGATCGTCGTGGGGATGAGTCCGTCGGCGATGTTCATCTTCACGAGGTTGTCGGTCTGCATGAAGTAGTCGAGGAACTTCGCGGCCTGCTTCTGGTACGGCGAGTCGATGTTGATCGACAGCGTCTGCGGGTTGGCGGCCTGCACCGCGCCCTCGGATCCGGCGAGCGGCGGCAGCACGATCCAGTCCATGTCGGCCGGGGCGTCCGTGGCGATGTTCGCCACCTGGTACGAACCCTGCACGGTCATGGCGGCCTTGCCGGCGTAGAACGTCGCCAACACGTCGGAGCCCGACTGCGTGACCCCGATCGGGTCGACAGAGCCGTCCTCGATCATCGACCGCACGCGGTTCGGCACCTCGAGGTCGGCATCCTTCACGTCGACCTTCATGTCTTCGCCCTCGCCGGTGAAGTACTCGGAACCGAAGCCCATGCCGAGGCTCATGAACGCCGCGGTCGGGCTCTTCAGTCCCCAGGTGATGCCGTGGACGTCGCCGGACGTCGTGGCCTTCGCGATCTCGTCGAGTTCATCCCAGGTCATGGAATCCCCGGTGGGGATATCGACGCCGGCTGCCTCGAGCAGCGTCTTGTTCGCGAACACGACGTACGTCTGCAGCTCCGTCGGGGCGCCGATCATCTGGTCGTCCACGGTGACCGAGGCCAGCACACCCGGGTCGATGTCGTCGATGGTCTCCTTGCTGAGCAGTTCGCTCAGGTCGGCCACGTAGCCGTCGCGGGCGAAGGGCACGATGCCGAGAACCTCGTAGTGGATGATGTCGGGCGCGACTTCGCCGGCGAACTGCGTCGTCAGCTTGTCGTCCAGGCTGTCGGTCGGCGCCTGCACGATGTCGACCTGGATATCGGGGTTGTCCTCGTTCCAGGCGTCGACGATCTCCTTGGTCGCTTCGATCGCGGCCGGCTGGTCGGAGAAGGACTGGAAGGTGATCGATACCGGCTCGCCGTCGCCGGCGTCGTCGGTCGTGTCGCCGCCCGCGGAGCAGGACGCGAGGGTCAGCGCCGTCACCGCGGCTGCGGCGAGCGCGATGGACGCGCGATGAAGCTTCTTCACTTCATACCTCTTTCTCTCTGTGATGGGAATTG
This window harbors:
- the dnaB gene encoding replicative DNA helicase; the encoded protein is MSIADISQDRLGGQRSPERVPPHDLLAEQSALGGMLLSKDAVADVIETLKGADFYIPKHELIFEAVLSLYSHGEPTDVVAVTDELIKTGELGRAGGADYLHTLTSIVPTAANAGYYAGIVSERAILRRLVDAGTRIVQLGYAGEGDATDIVNNAQAEIYSITGSETAEDYVPLQIAVDAALEEIEAASGRDGSMTGVPTGFKELDELTNGLHGGQMIVVAARPAMGKSTLALDFARSASIGHNIPSVFFSLEMGKSEIAMRLLSAEGQIPLQNMRKGNLDPRDWTTVAATRGRINDAPLYIDDSPNMTLVEIRAKCRRLKQREGLRMVIIDYLQLMTSGKRVESRQQEVSEFSRSLKLIAKELQVPVIALSQLNRGPEQRTDKKPAISDLRESGSIEQDADMVILLHRDSVYDKDVRPGEADLIVAKHRNGPTATITVAFQGHYSRFMDMAPGGDFH
- a CDS encoding chaplin family protein, with translation MRTYLKRALWGTLIAGGITLLGATAANAAETSGEDGLLSGTQAVAPVSAPLTVVGNAISVLGTSTAPAPAPAPAPAPAPAPAPAPAPAPVTSGESGTASGTQAAVTVTVPVTVTGNAVSLLGTSSTSTPTAVSQSEAPQAQTPAAGVPSLTTNGIDGVLSGTQALLQVDVPVTVTGNSVSLLGTSGTNAPAGQGAAAPASPAPSEAATDGSDGVGSGTQVVAPITAPVTVGGNAISILGDSSVTANPRASAPTPASTPAPSGGTSGDDSLLGGSQVTAPIAAPITLVGNAITVGGTSAVSGPAPATPAPAGPVGNAPAAPATSGENGVGGGTQVIAPVTAPVAIGGNAIGVLGDSSVSGGAGTPAPASTPGTPAETSGDDAILGGTQVIAPVSAPVSVVGNAIGVLGDSTVTGGAGAAPAPTAPLTGGGLTTGLDSILGGTQLALPVTLPITIGGNAIAVAGESTVTTPGTTPGTDPGTDPGTDPGTDPGTDPGTDPGTDPGTDPGTDPDALVGAGTASGAATAAAAEGLAMTGGAPAPGVLVIGVLLLLGGLALLRRRTMTA
- the rplI gene encoding 50S ribosomal protein L9; translation: MAKLILTNEVAGLGSAGDVVEVKNGYARNFLIPQGFATAWTRGGEKQVASIQAARQARAIHDRDDAVALKTAIEGTKVRLAVKAGAAGRLFGSVKTEHVADAVAAAGLGAIDKRKVHITAPIKSTGDHEATVRLHDDVTAVITLQVVAAK
- the rpsR gene encoding 30S ribosomal protein S18; its protein translation is MAGKSSGDRRKPRKGAKNAAPAKSIRVGLIDYKDVATLRKFVSERGKIRARRITGVSVQEQRLIATAIKNAREMALLPYAGAGR
- a CDS encoding single-stranded DNA-binding protein; the encoded protein is MAGETVITVVGNLTADPELRYTQNGLPVANFTIASTPRNFDRAANEWKDGDALFLRASVWREFAEHVAGSLTKGMRVIAQGRLRQRSYQDREGNQRTAIELEVDEIGPSLRYATAQVTRAASTGGAGGAGGGQSRPAQQVSEEPWSTPGSSTSADAWSTPGSFGDDTPF
- the rpsF gene encoding 30S ribosomal protein S6, translating into MTHQYELMVILTPEIDERQVAPTLDKFLKVITNDGGSIDKVDIWGKRRLAYEIQKKNEGIYAVVNFTATSEATQELDRQLKLNEQIMRTKVLRAEEAQAMAAFEAKRSEEKAARKAAKAAKA
- a CDS encoding ADP-ribosylglycohydrolase family protein — translated: MTTPLIDLFTRGIVAGESASSMNADFRVYALPPKRVNRVRILSKLGDDDRTTTVPRPFTHAAPPRTLHPGAGENVEWFAFSARQHARELGLSEWRELAELEADPAGGLRARIGTKLALQNLRGGAEPPQSGHDNAHYFDDIATVRAIAAVAVHGSGGAVDAAHADAAVTHSLDGLWCARASAALFGALVDGASAADAVHLAVTQLPENTWSRRMADTSMHVAADATGPLDRARRLSTQVGDWVYSYPIAAPETFGFLLAHVATARSADDLLLGALAQPRNAASLPALAGAAAAVLFGEDWIPAGLEADGIRLTGLGIPALAGRTVAEVIAG
- a CDS encoding ADP-ribosylglycohydrolase family protein; protein product: MTSPTPTLKDRARGSLAGLAIGDAIGRPVEGFSAAEIQAAHGRVTGYLDPEPAGSDDTEYALLTAKTVQRVGVGATAEDFAQTWIEDVLPQADDFKGGGFSEMAAIDNLRRGIRPPLSGDTMHGWSDGLAMRVSPLGIVADGDVELARRLAEADGAVSHTTEGIWAGVVVAVAVTTALTGADAAACYDAGLAAIPADSWTARNLRDARDLVHSGLDDDALALALHDRLAVADYFWADLAPEAVGLAMASVLHADGRAAESILFAVNMGRDADTTAAIAGCIGGAISGIGDLPEEWVAGLRPVVGSCIRSMAGIHPLDAADTLTRIVEEARA
- a CDS encoding ADP-ribosylglycohydrolase family protein, with the protein product MRLTWAQPEDLLPHELVQARAEGKDVEAIVARWTAAGGALDPVRGGATAEAAPDGLRTLARALLVEIDEVVSAESEATTWDEVRAVLTGMPAPIATPADAALRGRIHGAWAGRSAGCLWGKPVEKIPRAGIEEILRATGRWPLTDYFTAQGLPDDVARRWPWNRRSAVNSLIENIAGMPEDDDLNYPLLNLRVLETAGRGFTTDDIAQAWLADLPAGRTFTAERIAYRNLLDGYRPDEAARVRNPFREWIGALIRTDVYGWINPGDIAEAARMAWTDARLSHTRNGLWGAMWAAALTSASLVAASVDEVLDLASTAVPAGSELREAIDFGVALGRGELDDSAAIDALHAAYGHLHWVHTINNAALIAFALARSGGEFTRGVPLAVITGWDTDSAGATVGSVLGGLAGIDGLPAHFIDPLQNRIATSLPGLDGVEIDALAHRTLALLPTR